A DNA window from Fragaria vesca subsp. vesca linkage group LG3, FraVesHawaii_1.0, whole genome shotgun sequence contains the following coding sequences:
- the LOC101297628 gene encoding putative FBD-associated F-box protein At5g56410-like has product MDAVNGEEKSDLMSEVQAKKVNKDRISALPDEVICHILSFLKTEDVVMTIFLSKRWKNIWASVRSLDFCDTGNPDTISFSRFIDNVLFFRDSTDIHKFRLHSISVEDFDRVCGWIGAAVRRNVAELNLSVNYYGGDEDHPQIFELPQSVFTCKTLRVLQLWSNFIVNAPASGCFPNLKSLYVHFDRPVNNSMEKLFSCCPVLEDLSIHGTHGRYGDEAVLNFTVSAPELKTLKVRWTTQNDYEKCNFLVVAPKLETFHLWLYPSTDCYLENVKSLVRVTIALQDHVADEDRLFSIRGTALLAVISSVRHLSLSAHCLKGCCLPVFDKLRRLELALYNCYYWELLKVLLRRSPRLEYLVLELKDFMCPGASSDHQWSTPDSVPICLLTHLKTVSIWGFKGKPDEMDAAKYLLMKGLMAELEPKRVKDRISALPDAVLCHILSFLSTDEAVATYILSKRWKKVWASVPNLDFDDSNISESVPFLRFVDNVLFYRDSTDIQTFRLQSSCIEDFARIRGWIETAVRRNVVELDISVEDYAGDEDHPRVLELPERVFRFKTLVNLVLRSNFIINPPASGCFPSVKSLIVYIGHPVDKSIEKLFSCCPVLENLYINGSHGMQRDDPILNLNISAPELKTLRIFWSSYDVYEKCFKVTITLHDPLHDNSADADHHFAIRGTALLAGISSARSLYLSAHRLKECCLPTFDKLSRLELILYNCYYWELLIQMLKRSPNLENLVLELNECKCGESSDHQWSPPQFVPRCLLSQLKTISIRGFKSKVDEMKYLLENGEVLKKMTIYYNDQLCIQEELHKQLSIFQWGSETCQVEFLSDIREINSASLGMF; this is encoded by the exons GATTTGATGTCAGAGGTTCAAGCAAAAAAAGTTAATAAAGATAGGATCAGTGCATTACCAGATGAAGTCATTTGTCACATCCTTTCGTTCCTTAAAACAGAAGATGTTGTGATGACCATATTTCTGTCTAAAAGATGGAAGAACATTTGGGCCTCTGTTCGGAGTCTAGACTTTTGCGACACAGGGAACCCTGACACTATTTCTTTTTCGAGGTTTATTGACAATGTACTCTTCTTCCGTGACTCAACAGACATTCATAAGTTTCGGCTCCATTCCATTAGTGTTGAGGATTTTGATCGTGTTTGTGGTTGGATTGGCGCAGCCGTTAGGCGCAATGTTGCTGAACTTAATCTTTCTGTTAATTATTATGGAGGTGATGAGGACCACCCTCAGATATTTGAGTTGCCTCAGAGTGTTTTCACATGTAAAACTTTGAGGGTTTTGCAGTTGTGGTCAAATTTTATTGTTAATGCTCCTGCATCAGGGTGTTTTCCGAATCTCAAGTCTCTCTATGTTCATTTTGATCGTCCTGTTAACAACTCAATGGAGAAGCTCTTTTCTTGCTGCCCTGTGCTGGAAGATCTGAGCATACATGGAACTCATGGCCGGTATGGAGATGAGGCCGTTTTGAATTTCACTGTATCTGCACCTGAACTGAAGACACTTAAAGTACGTTGGACGACGCAAAATGATTATGAGAAGTGCAACTTTCTTGTTGTTGCCCCAAAGCTTGAAACTTTTCATCTCTGGCTGTACCCTTCAACTGATTGTTATTTGGAGAATGTAAAATCTCTAGTCAGAGTTACTATTGCTCTACAAGACCATGTGGCAGATGAAGATCGTCTGTTTTCTATCCGTGGAACTGCGCTTTTGGCAGTAATTTCCAGTGTTAGACACTTGTCTCTTTCAGCACATTGTTTGAAA GGTTGTTGTCTTCCTGTCTTTGATAAGTTGAGGCGATTGGAGCTTGCTCTTTACAATTGCTATTACTGGGAACTGCTAAAAGTGCTTCTCAGGAGATCACCTAGACTGGAATATCTTGTCTTAGAGCTGAAA GACTTCATGTGTCCCGGAGCATCTTCAGATCATCAATGGAGTACCCCAGATTCGGTACCTATCTGTTTGTTGACGCACCTCAAGACTGTCTCTATATGGGGATTTAAAGGAAAACCAGATGAGATGGATGCAGCAAAGTACTTGTTAATGAAAG GTTTGATGGCAGAGCTTGAACCAAAAAGAGTTAAAGATAGAATTAGTGCATTACCAGATGCAGTTCTTTGTCACATCCTTTCATTCCTTTCAACAGACGAAGCTGTGGCTACCTACATTTTGTCTAAGAGATGGAAGAAAGTTTGGGCATCTGTTCCAAATCTCGACTTTGATGATTCCAACATATCTGAGTCTGTTCCTTTTTTGAGGTTTGTGGATAATGTACTGTTCTATCGTGACTCAACAGACATTCAAACATTTCGTCTTCAGTCTTCCTGCATTGAGGATTTTGCTCGTATTCGTGGTTGGATTGAAACTGCTGTTAGGCGTAATGTTGTGGAACTTGATATATCTGTTGAGGATTATGCAGGTGATGAAGATCACCCTCGGGTTTTGGAGTTGCCTGAGAGGGTTTTCAGATTCAAAACGCTTGTGAATTTGGTGTTGCGTTCAAACTTTATCATCAATCCTCCTGCATCAGGGTGTTTCCCAAGCGTCAAGTCCCTCATTGTTTATATTGGTCATCCTGTCGACAAATCTATTGAGAAGCTTTTTTCATGCTGCCCGGTACTTGAAAATTTGTACATAAATGGATCGCATGGAATGCAAAGAGATGATCCCATTCTGAATTTGAATATTTCTGCGCCTGAATTGAAGACCTTAAGAATATTTTGGTCATCATATGATGTTTATGAGAAGTGCT TCAAAGTTACTATTACTCTCCATGACCCGCTCCATGACAATTCTGCAGATGCAGATCATCACTTTGCTATCCGTGGAACTGCGCTGCTGGCAGGAATTTCTAGTGCTAGGTCCTTGTATCTTTCAGCGCATCGTTTGAAA GAGTGCTGTCTGCCTACTTTTGACAAGTTGAGCAGATTGGAGTTGATTCTTTACAATTGCTATTACTGGGAATTGCTGATACAGATGCTCAAGAGATCACCTAATCTGGAAAATCTTGTCTTGGAACTTAAT GAATGCAAGTGTGGAGAATCCTCGGATCATCAATGGAGTCCACCACAGTTTGTGCCTAGATGTTTACTGTCACAACTCAAGACAATCTCTATAAGGGGATTCAAGAGTAAAGTAGATGAGATGAAGTATTTGTTGGAAAATGGGGAAGTTTTGAAGAAGATGACTATTTACTATAATGATCAATTGTGCATACAAGAAGAGTTACACAAGCAATTATCTATCTTTCAGTGGGGTTCAGAGACTTGTCAAGTTGAATTTTTATCAGACATAAGAGAAATAAATTCGGCCTCTTTAGGTATGTTCTAG